One window of Rasiella rasia genomic DNA carries:
- a CDS encoding polysaccharide lyase family 7 protein, with product MTKKFITFVPMFSLVGVLLLLSSCNNKKEASTTEIETLNNKEAQKTIYASDITPFFDHWKLILGDGSNVGIANNFENKDFFYTANDGEDWVVYKAPNGGDTHGTSNNTRTELAQQKKWYPKTANDKLTTTLKVMNVSSTGDARVAASYSVVVGQIHSADKHENEPLKIFYKKFPGHSKGSVFWHYEINTAGDDNAKRWDYSTAVWGNDFSVVGTDVSTYPEEPEDGIALGEAFSYEIVVKDGVMNLKFTSEGHETKTFAKNLIVSEYTTTASIPEQTQKLFVPIGQDGVERENAYAGEGLFFKLGSYNQTNGKSPEVNKNWCSGAETHGGDIQKQYQDGNYAEVWFKEANIYVSEAAVSNEGYFTKND from the coding sequence ATGACTAAAAAATTTATCACGTTTGTACCAATGTTCTCATTGGTTGGGGTTTTGTTGCTACTTAGCAGCTGTAATAATAAAAAAGAAGCTAGTACTACTGAAATAGAGACTTTAAATAATAAAGAAGCTCAAAAAACTATATATGCCAGCGATATTACTCCGTTTTTTGATCACTGGAAATTAATTTTAGGTGATGGCTCGAATGTTGGAATAGCCAATAATTTTGAGAATAAGGATTTCTTCTATACTGCAAACGACGGTGAAGATTGGGTGGTCTACAAAGCACCAAACGGAGGTGATACTCATGGAACATCTAATAACACAAGGACCGAACTTGCGCAACAAAAAAAGTGGTATCCTAAAACTGCCAACGACAAATTAACGACCACACTTAAAGTAATGAATGTTTCTAGTACAGGTGATGCTCGTGTGGCTGCTTCATATTCTGTAGTGGTAGGCCAGATTCATAGTGCAGACAAACACGAGAACGAACCTCTAAAGATTTTCTACAAAAAGTTTCCTGGGCATAGTAAAGGCTCGGTTTTTTGGCACTACGAAATCAATACAGCTGGCGATGACAATGCCAAAAGATGGGATTATTCTACTGCCGTTTGGGGAAATGATTTTTCTGTAGTTGGCACCGATGTAAGCACATATCCAGAAGAACCAGAAGATGGTATTGCTTTAGGCGAAGCGTTTAGTTATGAGATTGTTGTTAAAGATGGTGTTATGAACTTAAAATTTACGAGTGAGGGGCATGAGACAAAAACATTTGCTAAAAACTTAATTGTTTCAGAATATACCACAACGGCAAGTATACCAGAGCAAACTCAAAAATTATTTGTGCCCATTGGTCAAGACGGTGTTGAGCGCGAAAATGCATACGCAGGAGAAGGTCTATTCTTTAAACTTGGTTCTTACAATCAGACTAATGGAAAATCGCCTGAGGTGAATAAAAATTGGTGTTCTGGGGCTGAAACACATGGCGGTGATATCCAGAAGCAGTATCAAGACGGAAACTATGCCGAGGTGTGGTTTAAAGAAGCAAACATATACGTAAGTGAAGCAGCAGTTTCAAATGAAGGCTATTTCACTAAAAACGACTAG